GGCGAGGAAGGGGGGGTTGATAGTGGGGTCGGGACGAGGGAAGAGGCGATCCTCGAAGGAGGAGCAGTGCGCCTGCCCGATGGTGTGGCCGCCGGAGATCGTGACGAGGTCGGTGGCGTCGAGGCCGAGGGGGCGGAGCAGGGCGAGGAGCGACGGCACGTTGGAGGATGGCCCCGGCAGGCCGGACAGCACGTCCTGCCGCGTGGCGAAGCGACGGCTGTCACGGCGGCCGAGAGGCACGCGGTAGTCCGGCCCGCCGGAGACGACCACGGAGTCGCGGGCCGCGAGCGCGaggatgtcggcgcaggagacgacggCGCCGCGGCACTCGCGCTCCAGCCGGTCACGGATGTCGTTGACGGCCTTGAAGGCGGAGGGGCGGAGCGTGAGGTTGGGCGGCGCCTGCTGCTCCCCCGGCCCCGTGGCCGAGCCGTCGAGCAGCACGGAGGCGTCGCAGCCCTGcacgaagcagtcgtggaagtggAGGCGGAGGAGGCCCGCGGCGAGGCCGATGTCCTTGCGCACGGCGTCCTGGACGAACTCGCGCACGATGGACTCCGCCCGCGGGCAGGTCCGCCGGTAGAAGTCGAACGACAGACCGCGCGCCACCGGAGGCTCGGCCGCAGAAGCCCCAGGCCCAAGCGAGCTGGCCActaccaccgccaccgccaccgccaccacaaATGCTGCTAACAGAGGAGCGTGAGCCATGTCCTCCCTCCTTGTGTGTGACCCGGCTGCTACGTTTTTCTATCCACGCCGCTGATCGGGACATCAATTTGTAGGCAGGATTCAAGGGTAGCACACCACCTGATTACTCATCGTACAAGGATCAACAAGTGTCCGACGTCAAGTAGCTCCAACTAAATAGAGTAAAGTGAGGCAAGGTAGGTAGCTAGACGCCAGAGTGCAGGCTCAACCGCTTGTCAAAGGATTGGAATAGGTGACATGGCATTATTACCAAGATGCCAATCCGCCATGTCCGTCGGCTGCTTACTACGCAAGAGTGTCATCACGCCATAGAGTAAAACCAACCGAGGCGCTGGCTCACCTGACATGGATAAACATGCTGATTTTGAGTGAAAACCCATGCGCTACCCACGGCACCTCTCCATCTATAGACGAAATTGGTTATGGGAAAGGCTACGCGTGCCGTCATAGACAAATCACAGGGTGTTTGTTTAGATTCAAGAGAGGGTTGATTTGGATATTGAAGACAAATCACTGGGGATCACCAAAGAAAATAACACGAGGGAGTAGAGTCATGTTTTTGACCAACGGAACATATTCGTCACTTGTCTCAAGAAAAGATGGTCCACATCTCTGAAAATAGtccagtactccctccattccacaatgtagtgcttcctctatcctcgggtttcaactttgaccgtaaatttaaatACCAAGCCCGATTgtggcgggagcaaaagttatatcagtgaattcgtattcgaaaaaagttttcaattatacaatttttttcttccgccgcagttggtctcgttggttaaatttatgatcaaagttagACCTCGGGAAGcgtgggcgcactatattttggaatagaGGAAGTATGTAATATCAACTCAGCattagatttggcccattatcacattgatgttgaatttgtcatttttatatcttgAGCACTGTTGTTGTGTGATGTGCataattttttcacattttctggAACATTTTCGAA
The sequence above is drawn from the Triticum aestivum cultivar Chinese Spring chromosome 7A, IWGSC CS RefSeq v2.1, whole genome shotgun sequence genome and encodes:
- the LOC123150111 gene encoding cationic peroxidase SPC4, producing the protein MAHAPLLAAFVVAVAVAVVVASSLGPGASAAEPPVARGLSFDFYRRTCPRAESIVREFVQDAVRKDIGLAAGLLRLHFHDCFVQGCDASVLLDGSATGPGEQQAPPNLTLRPSAFKAVNDIRDRLERECRGAVVSCADILALAARDSVVVSGGPDYRVPLGRRDSRRFATRQDVLSGLPGPSSNVPSLLALLRPLGLDATDLVTISGGHTIGQAHCSSFEDRLFPRPDPTINPPFLARLKGTCPAKGTDRRTVLDVRTPDVFDNQYYVDLVNREGLFVSDQDLFTNAITRPIVERFARSQREFFDQFGVSMGKMGQMRVHTSDQGEVRRNCSAPNPGPAAADALQWPSIVQTIVDAAEESLG